The DNA window GCAGATGTTCGTAGAAGCGCGCAGTGCTGGATAGATCTTGTACACGCAGCCTAGCCCCGATGCTTATGTCGCCTGACTGCAGGACGGTCCTTGGAGCCGCTTCGTCCGGAACCGCAGAATGCATGGACCCAGTCGCGGGGACCCGAAAGAACCGCCTGACGTAGATAGTCTGGTCGTCCTCCGTCCTCAGCTTCCAGACGGCCGATGCCAACGAACCCGACTTGTTGGGCGTGCTTTCCCTCTTGAGCACGAGGGCCCTACCGCCGTCCGGCATGCTAATGCTGGAATCGGGCTCGGTGCGAGCAAGCGTACGCAAGAATGCAGTGATGGCGGCAGTCCCGACGTCTTTACTGCATGGCGTTGGGCGTGGCGCGTCAGGTCCTCCCGCTGTCATCCGTGCCAGTTTGACTATGTAGTCCGAATCTTGGACATGAGTTGCCAGATCGCTGATCCACTCCACTCCATGTATGGCTCCTAGTAGGGCGCCAGTCATTGAAGCGATTGTGTCCGTGTCCGTGCCGCTTGCGAAGGCCGCTTGGGTCAGGCCGTGAATAGGGTGGGCCGCCGCACGTGAAGCGAGGAACACGGCTGCCGCAGCCGATACTGTGCCCGCGCCGTTTATCCTGCGGTCGAAGCAGCCGATCTCGCGCAGGTATCCTTCCTCGATAGGCAGTGGGCCCTTGCGCATCGCCTCGGAGCCAAGGCGGATCATGTGAAATAGCTCGTCGACCGCCATGTGCCACATGCGCGTGTATTCGCCCCTTGTCGTGACGTGCGCGGCTCGAAGCCACTCGGCGATGTGGTCGGTGTGCTCCGGTTCTTGCGCCCAGGCCGAGCTGCTATCCATTAGATCCTGGAGAAGCGCGCCGTAAGCGAGCGTGCCACGAGTTCTGATGGCCTGACGGACTGCATACCCGTATGCTAGCGCTCCAACTAGAGCTCGCGGATGGCCGTGCGTGCACACGCCGTTGGCCACTATCTCCGACGCAGTATTCAAGTAACTCTCGTCCGAGGCCCGGCGGAGTACATGCGGCATGATCCGCATCGCCACTCCATTTCCGCCCGCATTGAAGTAGTCACTCTTGGACTGCTCGGTCTTGGCCAGCCAAGGGGGTCTCCCAGACGTCCACCCGGCAACAGCTCGCTTGAGGCTCGCGCCCCCGCCGCGTTCGTAGATACTCCACATCGGGAGTTCGCGACGCGTGAAGCATACTAACCAGTCTGCGCCCCGAAGCAGGCTTCTGGCCGTACAGATCAGTAGCTGCGTATCATCGCTGTATTCACCTGGTTCGACGGTCTCCTCAAAACGCATGAATCGAGTACCGACTCGTCTACGCCAACGATAGAACTCCAGTCCGGCATGTGCGCGGTCTGCGGACAGAGTGCGATCTGGACGTTCACACGGCCAACCCAGTGCGTCTCCGACGGCTGCCCCCAGAAAGGCGCCCACCGCCTTGTCCGGCGCTTCTGACCCGGCGTTGTGATGCTTTCCGGAGCCGATCATTTTCTGCCGAGTTTCCATGGGTGCTCTGGAGGAAGCGTACCGCTCTTGATGCATTTGTCCAGTTCGTGCTTGTCGAACAAGGTAGGGGCGACGACAAACTTGAACGACTGTCTCTTAACCTTGGCGATCCGTAATCTCGACACCTCATTCCGCGCTTGGGTCTCATCGACGACAGCAACTCCGATGATAGCTCCGTGAGGTACGGCATCCATGATCATTACTTCGGCCTGTTGGTCCGTCGGGCAGGACTGAAGTTGCTTGGCGGATCGGCGGAATGTCTTGCCGTATGCTCCGCGCGTGCATTCTGCGAACATCGACTTGAACGCCTCGCAGCCGCCCTGAACACCCGCTCCGAGGCCGGCTGCAGCATTCCTCTGACAGAACAGTGTCTCCTTTTCCCAAAGCAGTTCTGGCGTAATAAGCAGCACGACCCAGTCTTTGAAGAGCGGCTCATCGGCCTTGGCCTTGTCAAGGTACCATGCGTTTGGGTATTGTATCGAGCAGCAGACGTAGTTCTCGTGCCGGTCTAGCCTCTTCAAATCGGTTGGGTTGAACAACGCCCTCTCTTCCTCTCTAAGCCTCTTCGTGGACAGTACGCCGACATCGTCATTCGCGATGTGCGCCAGATTGCGTGACGGTGTGAAGTGGCATAGCCTCGTGATGCCTCGACGCCGCGCCTCGGCTCTAATCAAATCACAGCTGTCCAGCTTCTTGCTCCAAGTATAGGCTGCGGTCCATAGGCAGCAATGCAGTGGCTGAGCCGGTGTACGTTATTACCAGGTTTGTTCGTGCCCTGGTCACACCGACGTATATCAGTCTCCCGTCCTGTATCTGCGCGTCTTCCACCCCAAGGGCCTCAGTGCTGGCAGGATCGGGCAGCCTGGTCGAACTGCAGAATGGCATTATGACCATGTCGAACTCCAGCCCCTTCGCAGAGTGGTACGTTCCGTGCTGGACACTAGGTCCATCTACCCATCGCGGCATCCCGCGGTGTAACTTGATGGACGTGTTTGGCAGCTTAGCCGCGATGCGTCTCTCGTCCTTGCGGTCGCGGACCAGTACTGCGACGCTCTGCCTCGTGGATGCAGTTCGAGCGAGTTGCGCCACGAAACTTATCTCCTCATCGGCAGACTCGCAGCGCACAAGTGCCGGCGGCGGCCCTTCGGCTCGCGGGGCCACGGGCTCGACTATGTCTGGCAGCCCGGCATAGTACGGCATGCGGCATATTGCCAGACCCAGCCTGGCTATTTCCCTTGTATTGCGATAGTTCTGAGTGAAGTACCAAGGCGTCCTAATGTTCAACTCTGCCGAGCGCCAGGTCATTCGGTGCCCGTAGATCTGCTGAGCAACGTCCCCGAAGAAGGTGACCGATCCGTCGTTTGGCACGGCACGCACAAGGGAGCGTATCATCTCGGGTGAGAAGTCCTGTCCTTCGTCGATCACGATGTGGCGGTAGAGTCGCGGTCCAGTATCTGCAACCAGCTCCCCGTACACGGCCGTAGCAAGGTCATCCCAGTCAAAGTCCCACGCGCTCTTCTTGCGCAACCTACGATACTCTTCGAAGACTTGATACATGAGTGCTCGTTGGTCTTTGACGACTCGAGACTCTGCTCTTCCAACACGCTCGGCCTTGCGATACTCACGGTCGGACTTGAGTCCGTGTTGCTCAATCCACTTGATCTCGTCGAGGAAGAACTCCGGCTTTCTTTCGAGCGGGGGAACGCGGCCTTGCGCGTGCTGGACCACGGACATGGCGTTAGTAATCAGCCGTAGGCGGGCCTCGTCATCTGGACAGATTGCTCTGGGTCTCAGCTTGCCGCGCGAGGAGAGATAGCCCCGGGCGAACTGGTGGTAGTTCTCCACCGTTACCCCTGGGACTGAATCCCCGTGCAGGTACTTCAGGTATGCCACAAGAGCCTTGTTGAAGGTGACGAGCAGGGTACTTCCGCCGTGAGCCGTCTGGGCATCAGCAAGGTGAACTGCGCGGAGTATTGCCAGCGTCGTCTTGCCACTTCCTGCCGTCCCTAGCACAGCAACGTGACCAGTCGCCGGAAGATAGAGCACCTCCAGCTGCTTACCGACAGGAGTTGGTAGGGGCATGGATATCAGACCTGAAAGCAGGCGCTGAAGTCTCTGCAGTCTCGGCCCTGTATTCCGGACGAACGAAACAGGGCAAACAGCCGGTCGGTCTTGACGTAGTAGAGCATGTGGGTCTTCCAGAAGAGCACAACGTCCCGGTCATCGGTGTAGACCTTCTCGTAGATGTTCTTGTGGGCCGGGGTGTGCTGGAAGTAGATTGAGCCGCTCGGGCTGAAGTAGCGGTGGAAGAAGTCGTAGAGCTTGTCGAACAGTTCCTGCCTGAAGCCCGGAAACGGCTTGAGCGCGGCTTCGATGTCCTTCTGGAGCCTGGGGAAGACGCCGTCAGTGTAGTAGCGCGACTTGATCCGCATCAGGTTGATGAATCCCGACTGGCCCTCAACCTTCGCGCCGACGAACAGCTCCCTCAGGGCGTCATAGAAACGCTCCTGGCTCTTGTCTGCCTTGGCCGCCGCGTTCACTGCCATAGCAAGCCTCCAACGCTATGCGCCAACATGAGTCAGAATGTTAATGTCGCGCTATCCATAGTCAAGCATGTGCGCGGCCGGACGAGGGCAGGAACTGCGTACTGGCAGCTACTTCGGTACGTCGATGTCGAAGACGGCTCGCGCCGCAGGCGCGAGTTGCTGGACACAACCAGACGATACCCTCCAGTTGGCGTCAGGGCGCGCTGGCGTCGGTTCGCATGTTGCAGGATTCTGCGCAGAGCTGGGTCGCCGCTGCCTTGTTGCTGAGAGCTCTGCCGTCACGCGGGTCGGTCAGCGTACCATGCTCGCGCGTGAGATTGCACTTTGCCTCCGAACGCGCGGCTCGTTTGGTCGTAGCAGCCAGCCTGCTCGCCCGGCCTTTCCATCCTGCGCGCCACAGCGTGAAGTTGCAGCGTTTCTGGCCCGCTGGCTTGAGCGTTCCACAGCCATAACAGATTGATTTTAAAGACTATAGCCCACTCGATGCGCTGCTCAACCTTCCACTCCTGGAGTCACTCCCCGGGTCACTCCCCGAGTGACTCCCCCAGTGACTCCCCCAGTGACTCCCCCAGTGACTCACCGAGTCACTCGCGGACTGACTTACCGAGTGACTTGCCGACTGACTCGGCGAGTGATTCGGCAGGTGACTTACCGACTGAGCTACCGAGTCACGTACCGACTGACACGCGGAGTGACCTCATGAGTCAGTTGGGGAGTTACCTGCCGAGTGACTTGGGGATTGACCCGCCGAGTGACTCGGTAGGTCACTCGCCGACTGACTTGCCGGATGACTCAGCAGGTCGCTTGCCTAGTGACTTGCAGAGTCATGTGCCAGTGCGCAATCAGCGCATGGGGACAAGCCCACGTGACGGCCGGAAAGTGAGGGACACTCCCACGGAGCGGCTGCGTCGGACGTGCCCTGGGCACCGTTGGAACGAGCGGCGCGGTAGCGTCCCTATTTTCCAGTGCAAGGGGACACGTCCACGGAGCGACGCGAGGGACGCGTCGCGGGGATGTACAGGCGAAACTGGGGACAGTCCCTCAGAGGCCCAAATGGGGACAGTCCCACGGAGCGCTTGCGTCGGACGTGCCCGGGGCACCGTAGGAACGAGCAGCGCGGTACAGTCCCCATTTGGGCGGGACGGTCCCCATTTTCTACTTGGAGAGGTACTTCTGCGGGGCTTTGAGGAAGTTGTCTTTGCAGGCCTCGCTGCAGAAGTAGTAGGTCTTGCCCTGGTAGTCGTAGCTCGCGGCCGCGGTCTTCTTGTCCACGGTCATGCCGCAGACCGGGTCCTTGAGTATCGGTTCGCTCTTCGTCATTGCGATTATCCCATCATTTACACTTGCATCGCTGAGCTTCGCGTCGGCCTTCACGAACGCACCTGACTGGTCGATGAATAGCGCCACGGGCATCGTGTCGACCATGGCCGCTGCTAGCGCCGTCTTCTTCTGGTCAACCAGCACCAGGCCGGTGAGATTGTGCGCCTTCGCAAATGCCTTGGTCGCCTTGGTGCCGGCCGCGAGCACGTACACCAGCATCGGCTGTTGGTCGCCCTGGGACGAGACTGCCGCCTGCACGACGTCCACGGCCTTGCCCGAGGCCTCATCGGTACCGGCGAGGACCATGAGCATCGGCATCTTGCCGATGTGCTCGGACAGCCTGACCGTGTCGCCGTTCAGGCTCACGAGCTTCAGACCGGCAAGCCCGCCTTGGCTCGACATCGATAAACAGCTTGAGCCGTTCTGGCACATGGCACACTGCGCAAACGCTGCCCCGACTGCCATCGTCAGCGTGATTCCGATTGTAAGCAAGAGTTTCATTGGTTCCTTTCTAGTTCAGTTCGAGCCCGGTTCCTACTACGGAGGCCTGGCCCGACTCAAGCACGACCTTGCCCATCGCCCGCACCCCGCCATGCACGTGCTGCGGTATGAACACGTTGGTCGGATGCATGTTGACATAGATCAGTCCGGTTGAATCCTGCACCCACACCCAGCCCCCGGACGGGCATTCGCTCGTTATCTTGCCGGCTACGAGCACATCCTTACCTTCCCACGCCTGAGCGTTGGTGAGGATTTCCTTGGCCGTGGTTACGGCCATATCAGCAGGGATGGCCTTCCCGTAGGCATTGGACTTTGCCCCTCCGGCCGCCGTCTTCGCGCCGCAGCCGACAACGACCGCGGCGACTATCAACACTGCTAGCCCTAGAGTGATGTACTTCATGATTCTCCTATCCATACTTCTGCATTCTGACTTCTAGCTTCTGACTTCTGACTTCGTTCTATCTTCTCCGATAGTGTCTTTGTGTCTTTGTGGTAAGACTCTTCGCTTACGATTCTTCCGTCCGAAATCTCAATCTTCTTGTCTGCCTCTGCCGCCAGCTCCGGGTCGTGTGTTGCCATGATGATGCCCAGTCCTTCCCGCGCCAGTTCCTGGAAGATCGCCAGTACCGCGCCGCGCGACTTCTTCTCCAGCCTACCGGTCGGCTCGTCCGCGAGCAGTATCCGCGGCCGGTTCACGAGGGCGCGCGCGATAGCGACCCGCTGCATGTCCCCGCCGTCAAGCTGCTTCGGCAGCGCCCGGCGCGACTTGGTCAGGCCGACCCGCTCAATCAGCTCGCTTACCCGCGTTTCATCATGCTTGCGCGCGAAGATGAGCGGCAACCGAATGTTCTCCTCCACCGTCAGCGTCGGTATCAGGTAGAAGAGCTGGAATATGAACCCGATGTGGTCGCGCCGGAACCGGACCAGTTCCTGTTCCTTCAAACCCGTGACCTCGGTGCCGGCAATCTTCAGGCTTCCCTTTGACGGCCGGTCCAGGCAGCCGATCTGGTTCAGTAGCGTAGTTTTGCCCGACCCGCTCCGGCCGACAATCGAGATCATTTCGCCCGGCGCCAGGGTCAGGTTGAGTCCGGCCAGCGCGTGGATAGTCTCGCTGCCCCGATGGTAGCTACGCCATAGATCAGTCGCGACGAGAAGTGGCGCGCGGGCCACGCCCGGAAAATGGGGACTGTACCGCGCCGAGTCGGACGCAGGCGCTCCGTGGGACTGTCCCAGTTTTCCGGCGCTAGACGACATTCCCGTCCTCCAATCGAATAACCCGCGTAAACCGGGACTCCAGACTCAGGTCATGTGTTGCCACAATTACCGTCAGCCCGGAGTCCCGGCTTAAGGCCTGAAGGAGGTTAAAGATGCCATCGCGGATAGCAGTATCCAGATTGCCGGTCGGCTCGTCGGCCAGCAGCAGTCGCGGACGGTTGATAAGCGCCCGGGCCACCGCGACGCGCTGCATTTCGCCGCCGGAGAGCTCAGAAGGTTTATGCGTCATGCGGTGGCCGAGACCGACGAGGTCGAGAAGTCGCTTTGCTCTCTCCCGAGGGATAGAGGGATCAAGGGATCGAGGGATCAAGTGTCCGGACTCTCCCACTCTATCCCTTTGTCCCTTTATCTCTTTATCCCTCATGTTCTCGCCATTTCCCTTGCCCCACATTGTGGGCAGCAGGACGTTTTCGGTCGCGGTCAGGGCCGGCATCAGATAGAACTCCTGGAACACGAACCCGATGTTCTTGCGCCGGAGCGCGTCGAGGCGAACTCCACGTCGGGCGACGTCGGTGCCCAGCACTTGGAGGCTGCCTTCGGTTGGCCGGTCCATCAGGCCGATGAGATTGAGCAGCGTGGTCTTGCCCGCGCCCGAGTGCCCGACGACCCCAACGAACTCTCCGCACTTGACGTCGAGGCCGATGCCCTTCAAGGCGTGGATAGTCTCTGCGCCACGCCGATAGACTCGCGTAAGGCCGCGGGCTTGTACCGCAGGATTCGAGGATTCCAGGATTCCAGGATTCAAGCCGGACACTAGACTCCTTGATTCCTCGACTCCTTGACCCCTGTTCTTCATCACTCCGCCTTTATCGCTTCGACCGGCTTCACGCTCGCGGCCCGGAACGCGGGGTAGAAACCCGCGACCAGCCCGAGCACGAGCGACAGGCCGACGCACATCAAGAGAGTCGGCAGCGAGAACCCGATGAGCGAACCTCTGGGCGCGTACGGTATCATGCCGCGGATAATCGCCTCGACGAGCCGCGATGAGACGAGCGCAATGGCCACGCCGGCCAGGCCGCCGAGCACGGTGGTGAGGATTGTCTCGGCCCAGACCAGCTTGAATACGTCGCCGCGTGAGCCGCCCATCGCCTTCATCATGCCGATCTCGCGGGTCCTCTCGAACACCGCCATAAGCACCGTGTTGAGGACGCCGACGCCGCCGAGGATGACAGCAATCAGTATGATGGCTGAGACGAACACCTTGGTGCTCGCCATCAGCGAACTGATGGTACCGAGCAGTTCGGATAGCGGGAAGACGTTCATGTCCACTTCGCTGGCCTTGAGCGAAGCGACCAGCGCGTCGGTTTGGTCCACGTGCCTCGCCTTGATGAGAATCAGCACGAGCTTGCCTTCGAGCCCGGAAATCTTCTGCAGAGTCTTGCGTGGCAGGAATACGAACCCGTCGTCCTGCGTGTTGGTGCGGCTGAGCACGCCGGCAACGTGGAGCCGGACGTTCTTCTCCGGCACCACCCAGTAGTCACCGGTCTTGACCCCGGCATCCTGCGCGGCGGTAGAACCCATTATGACGTCGGAATCGGCGGCAAACCAGTGACCGCTGATGCGCCAGGCCGGCCTGAGCTTCATGTAGTCTTCGTCAATCCCAAGCAGGATGACGTTCTTGTCGCCGGGAGCGAAAACCGCATCCATGATTACGCCCGCGGCCTCAGCCACGCCCGGGTTTGCCTTCACCTTGGCAAGCAGGCTCTCGTCCATGTAGCGCGGCCACTTGCCGCCGTGGAGAGCAATCGTCGCGGCCTCGTACGGACAGCCCTTGGGCACGACGATCACGTGCGCGCCCAGTGCGCCGAGCTCGCCCTTGAGCCGGGCCTGGTAGCCCTGCTGGAACTGGAACAACGAATAGAGAACAGCGATGGCAATGGCTACACCGAGCACGGTCAGTGTCGAGCGCGTCTTACGCCGAATCAGGTTCTTGAATGACAGCTTGAACCAAATCATGGGGAAAGTGCTCCAGTGATCTAGTGATCTAGTGATCCAGTGAGGAAGCAGACGGACGCGCCGCGCCCCTGCACTCGACCACTAGACCACTTGACCACTACTCTGTTACTCACTTCTCAGCGCCTCAATCGGCTTTGCTCTTGCGGCCCGCAGCGCGGGGTAGAAACCGGCCACGACCGCGATGCCGAGCACGAACGCCATAATCAGAAGGAAGCTGCCCGGCTCCAGCGCAATCACGCTGCCCTTGGGCGCGAGCGGGAGGAACTTCTTCACAAGACTCTCAAGCGCCCGTGAGCCGACGAGGGCCATGCCGAGCCCGCCGATTCCACCGAGCAGCGAGAGCATCAGGGTCTCGATCCAGACCAGCCCAAAGATGTGGGCTTGAGAAGCACCGGTCGCCCGCATCACACCGATTTCCTTGGTCCGCTCGAACACCGACATCAGCACCGTGTTCAGCACGCCCAGCGCGGAGATGACGATGATAATCATGACGATGGAGAGCAGCAGCGACTTGGCCGAGCCCATCAGGGTCATCATCGTGCCCAGCAATTCGCCCATGGTAATCACTTCCGCGCCCTTGA is part of the bacterium genome and encodes:
- a CDS encoding ABC transporter ATP-binding protein produces the protein MSSSAGKLGQSHGAPASDSARYSPHFPGVARAPLLVATDLWRSYHRGSETIHALAGLNLTLAPGEMISIVGRSGSGKTTLLNQIGCLDRPSKGSLKIAGTEVTGLKEQELVRFRRDHIGFIFQLFYLIPTLTVEENIRLPLIFARKHDETRVSELIERVGLTKSRRALPKQLDGGDMQRVAIARALVNRPRILLADEPTGRLEKKSRGAVLAIFQELAREGLGIIMATHDPELAAEADKKIEISDGRIVSEESYHKDTKTLSEKIERSQKSEARSQNAEVWIGES
- a CDS encoding DarT ssDNA thymidine ADP-ribosyltransferase family protein, whose translation is MIRAEARRRGITRLCHFTPSRNLAHIANDDVGVLSTKRLREEERALFNPTDLKRLDRHENYVCCSIQYPNAWYLDKAKADEPLFKDWVVLLITPELLWEKETLFCQRNAAAGLGAGVQGGCEAFKSMFAECTRGAYGKTFRRSAKQLQSCPTDQQAEVMIMDAVPHGAIIGVAVVDETQARNEVSRLRIAKVKRQSFKFVVAPTLFDKHELDKCIKSGTLPPEHPWKLGRK
- a CDS encoding ABC transporter permease, whose product is MIWFKLSFKNLIRRKTRSTLTVLGVAIAIAVLYSLFQFQQGYQARLKGELGALGAHVIVVPKGCPYEAATIALHGGKWPRYMDESLLAKVKANPGVAEAAGVIMDAVFAPGDKNVILLGIDEDYMKLRPAWRISGHWFAADSDVIMGSTAAQDAGVKTGDYWVVPEKNVRLHVAGVLSRTNTQDDGFVFLPRKTLQKISGLEGKLVLILIKARHVDQTDALVASLKASEVDMNVFPLSELLGTISSLMASTKVFVSAIILIAVILGGVGVLNTVLMAVFERTREIGMMKAMGGSRGDVFKLVWAETILTTVLGGLAGVAIALVSSRLVEAIIRGMIPYAPRGSLIGFSLPTLLMCVGLSLVLGLVAGFYPAFRAASVKPVEAIKAE
- a CDS encoding ADP-ribosylglycohydrolase family protein, giving the protein MHQERYASSRAPMETRQKMIGSGKHHNAGSEAPDKAVGAFLGAAVGDALGWPCERPDRTLSADRAHAGLEFYRWRRRVGTRFMRFEETVEPGEYSDDTQLLICTARSLLRGADWLVCFTRRELPMWSIYERGGGASLKRAVAGWTSGRPPWLAKTEQSKSDYFNAGGNGVAMRIMPHVLRRASDESYLNTASEIVANGVCTHGHPRALVGALAYGYAVRQAIRTRGTLAYGALLQDLMDSSSAWAQEPEHTDHIAEWLRAAHVTTRGEYTRMWHMAVDELFHMIRLGSEAMRKGPLPIEEGYLREIGCFDRRINGAGTVSAAAAVFLASRAAAHPIHGLTQAAFASGTDTDTIASMTGALLGAIHGVEWISDLATHVQDSDYIVKLARMTAGGPDAPRPTPCSKDVGTAAITAFLRTLARTEPDSSISMPDGGRALVLKRESTPNKSGSLASAVWKLRTEDDQTIYVRRFFRVPATGSMHSAVPDEAAPRTVLQSGDISIGARLRVQDLSSTARFYEHLLELPARRLSDRHVVIGDVLLLEEETNWSPRMQRELFHSGMVMNLTFRVPEVEQYVMRATRAGARIDSESVLESGTRYYVCRDPDGNVFELWEAEPTSRVAEHPTRPRRQNASSS
- a CDS encoding YHS domain-containing protein; the protein is MKLLLTIGITLTMAVGAAFAQCAMCQNGSSCLSMSSQGGLAGLKLVSLNGDTVRLSEHIGKMPMLMVLAGTDEASGKAVDVVQAAVSSQGDQQPMLVYVLAAGTKATKAFAKAHNLTGLVLVDQKKTALAAAMVDTMPVALFIDQSGAFVKADAKLSDASVNDGIIAMTKSEPILKDPVCGMTVDKKTAAASYDYQGKTYYFCSEACKDNFLKAPQKYLSK
- a CDS encoding ABC transporter ATP-binding protein; protein product: MNPGILESSNPAVQARGLTRVYRRGAETIHALKGIGLDVKCGEFVGVVGHSGAGKTTLLNLIGLMDRPTEGSLQVLGTDVARRGVRLDALRRKNIGFVFQEFYLMPALTATENVLLPTMWGKGNGENMRDKEIKGQRDRVGESGHLIPRSLDPSIPRERAKRLLDLVGLGHRMTHKPSELSGGEMQRVAVARALINRPRLLLADEPTGNLDTAIRDGIFNLLQALSRDSGLTVIVATHDLSLESRFTRVIRLEDGNVV
- a CDS encoding 3'-5' exonuclease translates to MLYLPATGHVAVLGTAGSGKTTLAILRAVHLADAQTAHGGSTLLVTFNKALVAYLKYLHGDSVPGVTVENYHQFARGYLSSRGKLRPRAICPDDEARLRLITNAMSVVQHAQGRVPPLERKPEFFLDEIKWIEQHGLKSDREYRKAERVGRAESRVVKDQRALMYQVFEEYRRLRKKSAWDFDWDDLATAVYGELVADTGPRLYRHIVIDEGQDFSPEMIRSLVRAVPNDGSVTFFGDVAQQIYGHRMTWRSAELNIRTPWYFTQNYRNTREIARLGLAICRMPYYAGLPDIVEPVAPRAEGPPPALVRCESADEEISFVAQLARTASTRQSVAVLVRDRKDERRIAAKLPNTSIKLHRGMPRWVDGPSVQHGTYHSAKGLEFDMVIMPFCSSTRLPDPASTEALGVEDAQIQDGRLIYVGVTRARTNLVITYTGSATALLPMDRSLYLEQEAGQL